The Streptomyces sp. NBC_01275 genome has a segment encoding these proteins:
- the trpS gene encoding tryptophan--tRNA ligase, translating into MTRVFSGIKPTGHLTLGNYLGAMRPWAEVDQHRADSLFCVVDLHALTVDHDPARVRRLSRQAATLLLATGLDPQLCTVFVQSHVDEHARLSYLLECVASDGEMRRMIQYREKAARERERGGSVRLSLLTYPVLMAADILAYGTDEVPVGDDQTQHVELTRDLAVRFNQRYGHTFVVPKATHPPVAARVMNLQEPASKMGKSDDSGPGIVYLLDEPDVVRKKVMRAVTDSGREVVYDREGRPGVANLLEILAACTGGNPEILGGVYQSYGALKKDTADAVIEVLRPVRARHTELCADPVYVEGVLRDGAEKAREMARPVVDAAYRAIGLLPPVSEPTSEPVSAEAVSAEAVSVSDVVVKAAR; encoded by the coding sequence ATGACACGGGTCTTCAGCGGGATCAAGCCGACCGGACACCTGACCCTGGGGAACTACCTGGGGGCCATGCGGCCGTGGGCCGAGGTCGACCAGCATCGGGCGGACTCCCTGTTCTGCGTCGTCGATCTGCACGCGCTGACCGTGGACCACGATCCCGCGCGGGTGCGCCGGCTGAGTCGGCAGGCGGCGACGCTGCTGCTGGCGACGGGGCTGGATCCACAGCTGTGCACCGTGTTCGTGCAGAGTCATGTGGACGAGCACGCGCGGTTGTCGTATCTGCTGGAGTGCGTGGCGAGCGACGGTGAGATGCGGCGGATGATCCAGTACCGGGAGAAGGCCGCGCGGGAGCGGGAGCGCGGGGGGAGTGTGCGGCTGTCACTGCTGACCTATCCGGTGCTGATGGCGGCGGACATCCTGGCGTACGGGACCGATGAGGTGCCGGTCGGGGACGACCAGACTCAGCATGTGGAACTGACGCGGGATCTCGCGGTGCGGTTCAACCAGCGGTACGGGCACACGTTCGTGGTGCCGAAGGCGACGCATCCGCCGGTGGCCGCTCGGGTGATGAACCTGCAGGAGCCGGCGTCGAAGATGGGCAAGAGCGACGACTCGGGGCCGGGGATCGTCTATCTGCTGGACGAGCCGGACGTGGTGCGGAAGAAGGTCATGCGGGCCGTCACCGACAGCGGGCGGGAGGTCGTCTACGACCGGGAGGGGCGGCCCGGCGTCGCGAACCTGTTGGAGATCCTCGCCGCGTGCACGGGTGGGAACCCGGAGATCCTGGGCGGCGTTTACCAGTCGTACGGCGCATTGAAGAAGGACACGGCCGACGCTGTGATCGAGGTTCTCAGGCCGGTGCGGGCCAGGCACACGGAGTTGTGCGCTGACCCGGTCTATGTGGAGGGGGTGCTGCGGGATGGTGCGGAGAAGGCGCGGGAGATGGCTCGGCCGGTCGTGGACGCCGCCTATCGGGCGATCGGGTTGCTGCCGCCGGTGAGCGAGCCGACTTCGGAGCCGGTGTCGGCGGAGGCGGTGTCGGCGGAGGCGGTGTCGGTGTCGGACGTTGTGGTGAAGGCGGCTCGGTAG
- a CDS encoding cysteine hydrolase family protein produces the protein MDIAENAALVVVDVQKGFDELGYWGARNNPGADDNIASLIDVWQATGRPVVFVRHDSSGAQSPLRPGYVGNEFKEYVEERRGKGAGRELFLTKTVNSAFLGTPDLGAWLTAEGIAQIVVAGIQTNMCAETTARMGGNLGYDVLFAYDATYTFDLEGPFGWRRSAEEIAQASAVSLHGGRFARVVTTKEIVGAAATGE, from the coding sequence ATGGACATCGCAGAGAACGCAGCACTGGTGGTCGTGGACGTGCAGAAGGGCTTTGACGAGCTCGGCTACTGGGGGGCCAGGAACAACCCCGGCGCCGATGACAACATCGCCTCGCTCATCGACGTATGGCAGGCGACGGGGCGGCCTGTCGTGTTTGTGCGGCATGACTCTTCGGGGGCGCAGTCGCCGTTGCGGCCGGGGTATGTGGGGAACGAGTTCAAGGAGTACGTGGAGGAGAGGAGGGGGAAGGGCGCCGGGCGCGAGCTGTTCCTCACGAAGACGGTGAACTCCGCCTTCCTCGGGACGCCGGATCTGGGGGCCTGGCTGACGGCGGAGGGCATCGCGCAGATCGTGGTGGCCGGGATCCAGACGAACATGTGCGCGGAGACGACGGCGCGGATGGGCGGGAACCTCGGGTACGACGTGCTGTTCGCCTACGACGCGACCTACACGTTCGACCTGGAGGGGCCGTTCGGCTGGCGGCGGAGTGCGGAGGAGATCGCGCAGGCGTCCGCGGTGTCCCTGCACGGGGGCCGGTTCGCCCGGGTGGTGACCACGAAGGAGATCGTGGGGGCGGCGGCGACCGGCGAGTGA
- the proC gene encoding pyrroline-5-carboxylate reductase translates to MSQKVAVLGTGKIGEALLSGMIRSGWPPADLFVTARRLERAEELRTRYGVTPVSNPEAAKSADTLILTVKPQDMGALLDELAPHVPADRLVISGAAGITTAFVEERLTAGAPVVRVMTNTPALVDEAMSVISAGTHATAAHLAHTEEIFGAVGKTLRVPESQQDACTALSGSGPAYFFYLVEAMTDAGILLGLPRDKAHDLIVQSAIGAATMLRDSGEHPVKLRENVTSPAGTTISAIRELENHGVRAALIAALEAARDRSRELASGTKD, encoded by the coding sequence ATGTCCCAGAAAGTCGCAGTCCTCGGCACCGGCAAAATCGGCGAAGCCCTCCTCAGCGGAATGATCCGAAGCGGCTGGCCCCCCGCAGACCTCTTCGTCACCGCCCGCCGCCTGGAACGAGCCGAAGAGCTCCGTACCCGCTACGGCGTCACCCCGGTCAGCAACCCCGAGGCCGCCAAGAGCGCCGACACCCTGATCCTCACGGTCAAGCCCCAGGACATGGGCGCCCTCCTCGACGAACTCGCCCCCCACGTCCCCGCCGACCGCCTGGTCATCAGCGGCGCCGCCGGCATCACGACCGCCTTCGTCGAGGAGCGCCTCACCGCCGGGGCCCCCGTCGTCCGCGTCATGACGAACACCCCCGCCCTGGTCGACGAGGCCATGTCCGTCATCTCCGCCGGCACCCACGCCACCGCCGCCCACCTCGCCCACACCGAGGAGATCTTCGGCGCCGTCGGCAAGACGCTCCGCGTCCCCGAGTCCCAGCAGGACGCCTGCACGGCCCTCTCCGGCTCGGGCCCGGCGTACTTCTTCTACCTCGTCGAGGCCATGACCGACGCCGGCATCCTGCTCGGTCTCCCCCGCGACAAGGCCCACGACCTCATCGTCCAGTCCGCGATCGGCGCCGCGACGATGCTCCGCGACAGCGGCGAACACCCGGTCAAGCTCCGCGAGAACGTCACGTCCCCCGCGGGCACCACCATCAGCGCCATCCGCGAACTCGAGAACCACGGCGTACGAGCCGCCCTCATCGCCGCCCTCGAAGCCGCCCGCGACCGCAGCCGCGAGCTGGCCTCAGGCACGAAGGACTGA
- a CDS encoding ABC transporter permease, whose translation MTPMTAPPTTPAAPVAPTGALNAARTTATAARVLRQLRHDPRTIALLLLIPCVMLFLLRYVFDGSPRTFDNIGASLLGIFPLITMFLVTSIATLRERTSGTLERLLAMPLGKGDLIAGYALAFGALAIVQSALATGLAVWFLDLDVTGSPWLLLLVALLDALLGTALGLFVSAFASSEFQAVQFMPAVIFPQLLLCGLFTPRDTMHPALEALSDVLPMSYAVDGMNEVLKHTDMTATFVRDIAIVAGCALLVLTLGAATLKRRTP comes from the coding sequence ATGACCCCGATGACCGCACCACCGACCACCCCCGCGGCCCCCGTCGCCCCCACCGGCGCCCTGAACGCCGCCCGCACCACCGCAACCGCCGCCCGGGTCCTGCGCCAGCTGCGCCACGACCCCCGCACGATCGCGCTGCTGCTCCTCATCCCCTGTGTGATGCTGTTCCTGCTCCGCTACGTCTTCGACGGCAGCCCGCGCACCTTCGACAACATCGGCGCGTCCCTCCTGGGCATCTTCCCGCTGATCACGATGTTCCTGGTCACGTCCATCGCCACCCTGCGCGAACGCACCTCGGGCACCCTCGAACGCCTCCTCGCCATGCCCCTCGGCAAAGGCGACCTGATCGCCGGCTACGCCCTCGCCTTCGGCGCCCTCGCGATCGTCCAGTCGGCCCTGGCCACCGGCCTCGCCGTCTGGTTCCTCGACCTGGACGTCACCGGCAGCCCCTGGCTCCTCCTCCTGGTGGCCCTCCTCGACGCCCTCCTGGGCACCGCCCTGGGCCTCTTCGTCTCCGCCTTCGCCTCCTCGGAGTTCCAGGCGGTCCAGTTCATGCCGGCGGTGATCTTCCCCCAACTCCTCCTCTGCGGCCTCTTCACCCCCCGGGACACCATGCACCCGGCCCTGGAGGCCCTCTCCGACGTTCTCCCCATGTCCTACGCGGTCGACGGCATGAACGAGGTCCTCAAGCACACGGACATGACGGCGACCTTCGTACGGGACATCGCGATCGTGGCGGGCTGCGCCCTGCTGGTCCTGACGCTGGGAGCGGCGACGCTGAAGCGCAGGACACCCTGA
- a CDS encoding ABC transporter ATP-binding protein, translating to MMNSSRSVDSTDGPPRPPDQEPPATPAIGARGLTVVRGAHPVLRGLDFTVPRGQITGLLGPSGCGKSTLMRSVVGTQAKVTGALDVLGHPAGHPSLRTRIGYVTQAPSVYDDLTIRQNLDYFAAILDPGRAAAHRRAENVTRAIADVDLTTHADALAGNLSGGQRNRVSLAVALLGTPELLVLDEPTVGLDPVLRRDLWDLFHHIAASRDATLLVSSHVMDEAERCHRLLLMRQGEILADGAPEDLRTHTGTDTVEAAFLHLVDQANDTARATDAKEPTR from the coding sequence ATGATGAATTCTTCGCGTTCCGTGGACTCCACGGACGGCCCACCCCGCCCGCCGGACCAGGAACCCCCGGCCACCCCCGCCATCGGCGCCCGCGGCCTCACCGTCGTCCGAGGCGCCCACCCCGTCCTGCGCGGCCTCGACTTCACGGTCCCGCGCGGCCAGATCACCGGCCTGCTGGGCCCCTCGGGCTGCGGCAAGTCGACCCTCATGCGCTCCGTCGTCGGCACCCAGGCCAAGGTCACCGGCGCCCTCGACGTCCTCGGCCACCCCGCAGGCCACCCCTCCCTCCGCACCCGCATCGGCTACGTCACCCAGGCCCCGTCCGTCTACGACGACCTGACGATCCGCCAGAACCTCGACTACTTCGCCGCGATCCTCGACCCGGGCCGAGCCGCAGCGCACCGCCGCGCCGAGAACGTCACCCGGGCCATCGCCGACGTAGACCTCACCACCCACGCCGACGCCCTCGCCGGCAACCTCTCAGGAGGCCAGCGCAACCGCGTGTCGCTCGCCGTTGCCCTCCTGGGCACCCCGGAACTCCTGGTCCTCGACGAACCGACCGTCGGCCTCGACCCCGTACTCCGCCGCGACCTGTGGGACCTCTTCCACCACATCGCGGCCTCCCGCGACGCGACCCTCCTCGTCTCCTCCCACGTCATGGACGAGGCCGAGCGCTGCCACCGCCTGCTGCTGATGCGCCAGGGCGAGATCCTCGCCGACGGCGCCCCCGAGGACCTGCGCACCCACACCGGCACGGACACGGTCGAGGCGGCCTTTCTGCACCTGGTGGACCAGGCGAACGACACCGCCCGCGCGACGGACGCGAAGGAGCCGACCCGATGA